One window of the Anaeromyxobacter dehalogenans 2CP-C genome contains the following:
- a CDS encoding phosphoribosylaminoimidazolesuccinocarboxamide synthase, translating into MIPDDKLRAQLPHTLRQLDLPGLGELYRGKVRDNYSRGDRIVMVTTDRISAFDHVLGTIPFKGEVLSRLTAFWFDKVKDLAPTHIVEVPDPSVMVVKRAKALPIEIVIRGYITGSLWRDYQAGKADYGIAWPAGLRKDQRFDEAVITPSTKAEYGKHDEPIGEDELLKQGLVAPDVWKEATAVARRLFQRGQEWARTRGLILVDTKYEMGIADGKLVVIDEIHTPDSSRYWVADGYEERFARGEDQEMLDKENIRQWLIKEHGFSGHGTPPPLTDDVRVMLARKYIEVFEKLTGETFASEVGSVAARIERNLRATGHLA; encoded by the coding sequence ATGATCCCCGACGACAAGCTGCGGGCCCAGCTCCCGCACACGCTCCGGCAGCTCGACCTCCCCGGTCTCGGCGAGCTGTACCGGGGGAAGGTCCGCGACAACTACAGCCGCGGCGACCGGATCGTCATGGTCACGACCGACCGCATCTCGGCCTTCGACCACGTGCTCGGCACCATCCCGTTCAAGGGCGAGGTGCTGTCGCGGCTCACCGCGTTCTGGTTCGACAAGGTGAAGGACCTCGCGCCGACGCACATCGTCGAGGTGCCGGATCCGAGCGTGATGGTGGTGAAGCGCGCCAAGGCGCTGCCCATCGAGATCGTCATCCGCGGCTACATCACCGGCTCGCTCTGGCGCGACTACCAGGCCGGCAAGGCCGACTACGGCATCGCCTGGCCGGCCGGGCTGCGCAAGGACCAGCGCTTCGACGAGGCCGTCATCACGCCCTCGACCAAGGCCGAGTACGGCAAGCACGACGAGCCCATCGGCGAGGACGAGCTCCTGAAGCAGGGGCTGGTGGCGCCCGACGTCTGGAAGGAGGCCACCGCCGTGGCGCGGCGGCTGTTCCAGCGCGGCCAGGAGTGGGCGCGGACCCGCGGCCTCATCCTCGTGGACACGAAGTACGAGATGGGCATCGCCGACGGCAAGCTGGTGGTCATCGACGAGATCCACACGCCCGACAGCTCGCGCTACTGGGTGGCCGACGGGTACGAGGAGCGCTTCGCGCGGGGCGAGGACCAGGAGATGCTGGACAAGGAGAACATCCGGCAGTGGCTCATCAAGGAGCACGGGTTCTCCGGGCACGGCACCCCGCCCCCGCTCACCGACGACGTGCGGGTGATGCTGGCGCGCAAGTACATCGAGGTCTTCGAGAAGCTCACCGGCGAGACGTTCGCGTCCGAGGTGGGCTCCGTCGCCGCCCGCATCGAGCGGAACCTCCGCGCCACGGGTCACCTCGCCTGA
- a CDS encoding molybdenum cofactor biosynthesis protein MoaE, whose product MPVHVLYFAGARDAAGTSRETLAETPGTVADLRRALAAAHPALARILPRCRISVDQAFADDADAIRDGAEVALIPPVAGGAPVFKVVDRPLALSEVVDAVSGPGLGGIVTFTGTVRDATRGRRVLRLEYEAYPGMAERKLAEIGEAVGREHEARVAIVHRVGVLAPGEAAVVIACAAPHRTPAFRACEACIERLKQDVPIWKREVYEDGSEWVGLGP is encoded by the coding sequence ATGCCCGTCCACGTCCTCTACTTCGCCGGCGCCCGCGACGCGGCCGGCACCTCGCGCGAGACGCTCGCCGAGACCCCCGGCACCGTGGCCGACCTGCGCCGCGCGCTCGCCGCGGCGCACCCGGCGCTCGCCCGGATCCTGCCGCGCTGCCGCATCTCGGTGGACCAGGCCTTCGCCGACGACGCCGACGCGATCCGCGACGGCGCCGAGGTGGCGCTCATCCCCCCCGTGGCCGGCGGCGCGCCGGTCTTCAAGGTGGTGGATCGCCCGCTGGCGCTCTCCGAGGTGGTGGACGCGGTCTCCGGCCCGGGGCTCGGCGGCATCGTGACGTTCACCGGCACGGTGCGCGACGCGACCCGCGGCCGGCGCGTGCTGCGCCTCGAGTACGAGGCCTACCCGGGCATGGCGGAGCGGAAGCTCGCCGAGATCGGCGAGGCGGTGGGCCGCGAGCACGAGGCCCGGGTGGCCATCGTCCACCGGGTGGGCGTGCTCGCGCCCGGCGAGGCGGCGGTGGTGATCGCCTGCGCCGCCCCGCACCGCACCCCGGCGTTCCGGGCCTGCGAGGCCTGCATCGAGCGGCTGAAGCAGGACGTCCCCATCTGGAAGCGCGAGGTGTACGAGGACGGGTCGGAGTGGGTGGGCCTCGGGCCGTGA
- a CDS encoding response regulator, which yields MKVLIADDDRLVRTMVADLLAELGHEVVAAESGPQAVELAAREAPDLLVLDFLMPRLSGLDALRAIREAGSRAPAVLLTAISGRSVRGVEGADAAEVVLEKPVTRRALARALEQAVRAR from the coding sequence GTGAAGGTCCTGATCGCAGACGACGACCGGCTGGTCCGGACCATGGTCGCCGACCTGCTGGCCGAGCTCGGCCACGAGGTGGTCGCGGCCGAGAGCGGGCCGCAGGCGGTGGAGCTGGCGGCCCGCGAGGCGCCCGACCTGCTCGTCCTCGACTTCCTCATGCCGCGGCTCTCGGGGCTCGACGCGCTCCGCGCCATCCGCGAGGCCGGCTCGCGCGCCCCCGCCGTGCTCCTGACCGCCATCAGCGGCCGGAGCGTGCGCGGGGTGGAGGGCGCCGACGCCGCCGAGGTGGTGCTGGAGAAGCCGGTGACGCGCCGGGCCCTGGCGCGCGCGCTGGAGCAGGCGGTGCGGGCGCGATGA
- a CDS encoding S1C family serine protease has product MSGWTVLLAAVQLVAGASPGARGVAPAAASAAPPAAAVASAASAATASPGASARGALYTEAARSSAPPPQAMAGLPDLSRLAEAAIPAVVGVVTQQPEPPQQGGDDGLRELFDKLHDGPRRGIGSGFVIQRDGWVLTNAHVVEGADRVEVDLGGGVPRLPARVVGLDGESDVALLKVETPRPLPVVPLGDSDRITVAEWVMVIGSPFGLDHSVTLGIISHTGRNDISPVGRPGTYDFIQTDASINPGNSGGPLLNLRGEVVGIATAVNATGQGIGFAIPINMAKEIVGQLRDRGRVVRSWLGVSVRELTPQQGVPPGGVEITEVAAGGPAATAGLRVGDVITSIQGHVVHTPSRLRWYVSTAGVGREVELRLRRGGAGERTQKVLLAEVPVHEQARAEARQVLGE; this is encoded by the coding sequence ATGTCCGGGTGGACGGTGCTGCTGGCGGCGGTGCAGCTGGTCGCGGGGGCCTCGCCCGGCGCGCGAGGGGTGGCCCCTGCGGCCGCGTCGGCGGCGCCGCCGGCCGCCGCCGTGGCTTCGGCCGCGTCGGCCGCGACCGCGTCCCCCGGGGCCTCCGCGCGCGGCGCGCTCTACACCGAGGCGGCGCGTTCCTCCGCCCCTCCCCCGCAGGCGATGGCGGGGCTCCCCGACCTCTCCCGGCTGGCCGAGGCGGCCATCCCGGCGGTGGTGGGCGTGGTGACGCAGCAGCCCGAGCCGCCGCAGCAGGGCGGCGACGACGGGCTGCGCGAGCTGTTCGACAAGCTGCACGACGGACCGCGCCGGGGGATCGGGTCGGGCTTCGTGATCCAGCGCGACGGCTGGGTGCTCACGAACGCCCACGTGGTGGAGGGCGCCGACCGGGTGGAGGTGGATCTCGGCGGCGGCGTCCCGCGGCTGCCCGCGCGCGTGGTGGGGCTCGACGGGGAGTCGGACGTGGCGCTGCTCAAGGTGGAGACGCCGCGGCCGCTGCCGGTGGTGCCGCTGGGCGACTCCGACCGGATCACCGTGGCGGAGTGGGTGATGGTGATCGGCAGCCCGTTCGGCCTCGACCACTCAGTCACGCTCGGCATCATCAGCCACACCGGCCGCAACGACATCTCGCCGGTGGGCCGGCCCGGCACCTACGACTTCATCCAGACCGACGCGTCCATCAACCCGGGGAACTCCGGCGGCCCGCTGCTCAACCTGCGCGGCGAGGTGGTCGGGATCGCCACCGCCGTGAACGCCACCGGGCAGGGCATCGGCTTCGCCATCCCCATCAACATGGCGAAGGAGATCGTCGGCCAGCTCCGCGATCGCGGGCGGGTGGTGCGGAGCTGGCTGGGCGTGTCGGTGCGCGAGCTCACCCCGCAGCAGGGTGTCCCGCCCGGCGGGGTGGAGATCACCGAGGTGGCGGCCGGCGGCCCGGCCGCCACGGCGGGGCTGCGCGTCGGGGACGTGATCACGTCGATCCAGGGGCACGTGGTGCACACCCCCTCGCGCCTGCGCTGGTACGTCTCGACCGCAGGCGTGGGGCGCGAGGTGGAGCTGCGGCTGCGGCGCGGCGGCGCCGGAGAGCGGACGCAGAAGGTGCTGCTCGCCGAGGTGCCGGTGCACGAGCAGGCGCGGGCCGAGGCGCGGCAGGTGCTGGGGGAGTGA
- a CDS encoding HAD family hydrolase yields the protein MPRLAILDLDGTLVDSLDDLAASVNHALATVGLPPRTQEEIRAFVGEGARVLLERALGPHAERLEPALAAWRAHYEAHCLDTTRPYPGLAAALAGAGRTLAVHTNKPGAMARRILDGLGLLGRFAVVVGGDEAPRKPDPEGVRVIQARVGATDAETVFVGDSPVDVATARAAGVQMVAVGWGLRSRAALLDAGATVLVESAAELVPWLA from the coding sequence ATGCCGCGCCTCGCCATCCTCGACCTCGACGGCACGCTGGTCGACTCGCTCGACGACCTCGCCGCCTCGGTGAACCACGCGCTCGCCACGGTGGGCCTGCCGCCCCGCACGCAGGAGGAGATCCGCGCCTTCGTGGGCGAGGGCGCGCGGGTGCTCCTCGAGCGCGCGCTCGGCCCGCACGCCGAGCGCCTCGAGCCGGCGCTCGCCGCCTGGCGCGCGCACTACGAGGCCCACTGCCTCGACACCACCCGCCCGTACCCCGGCCTCGCCGCGGCGCTCGCCGGGGCCGGCCGCACGCTGGCGGTGCACACCAACAAGCCCGGCGCCATGGCCCGCCGGATCCTCGACGGGCTCGGGCTCCTGGGCCGCTTCGCCGTGGTGGTGGGCGGCGACGAGGCGCCGCGCAAGCCGGACCCGGAGGGCGTCCGCGTCATCCAGGCGCGGGTGGGGGCCACCGACGCGGAGACCGTCTTCGTGGGGGACAGCCCGGTGGACGTCGCCACCGCGCGGGCCGCCGGCGTGCAGATGGTCGCGGTGGGCTGGGGGCTGCGCAGCCGCGCCGCGCTCCTCGACGCGGGCGCGACGGTGCTGGTGGAGAGCGCCGCGGAGCTGGTCCCGTGGCTCGCGTGA
- a CDS encoding RNA methyltransferase: MHPGKIRLVLHRPQSADNVGAAARVMKNFGLSRLVVVAPAAWGGPPRTPGTGAATARDDVLARARRMARKASDLLDGAEIHDDLRAAIGPATWVCGTTSRAVEGRPWLEPRGLAAELVRRSAQGEVAVVFGEERRGLSDAELELCQAVCTIPTAAAYDSMNLAQAVAVISYEVARAAPPPGAAPAEAPPGRGGDAPARIETVEALWARAQAVLGAAGYLNPQNPEHILADFRRLLARADPTQREVELLLGALRSLERTLRLAPRGDGTA; encoded by the coding sequence ATGCACCCGGGAAAAATCCGCCTCGTGCTCCACCGGCCGCAGAGCGCCGACAACGTCGGCGCCGCTGCCCGGGTGATGAAGAACTTCGGCCTGTCCCGCCTCGTGGTGGTGGCCCCGGCTGCGTGGGGCGGGCCGCCGCGGACCCCCGGAACGGGCGCGGCCACCGCCCGCGACGACGTCCTCGCCCGGGCCCGGCGCATGGCCCGGAAGGCCTCGGACCTGCTGGACGGGGCCGAGATCCACGACGACCTCCGCGCGGCCATCGGGCCGGCGACCTGGGTGTGCGGGACGACCTCGCGCGCGGTGGAGGGGCGGCCCTGGCTCGAGCCGCGCGGGCTGGCGGCCGAGCTGGTCCGGCGCTCGGCGCAGGGCGAGGTGGCGGTGGTGTTCGGGGAGGAGCGCCGCGGGCTGTCCGACGCCGAGCTGGAGCTCTGCCAGGCGGTCTGCACCATCCCGACCGCCGCCGCCTACGACTCGATGAACCTCGCGCAGGCCGTGGCGGTGATCTCGTACGAGGTGGCGCGCGCGGCGCCGCCGCCCGGCGCGGCGCCCGCGGAGGCGCCGCCCGGCCGCGGCGGCGACGCGCCGGCCCGCATCGAGACCGTGGAGGCGCTCTGGGCTCGCGCGCAGGCGGTCCTCGGCGCCGCGGGGTACCTGAACCCGCAGAACCCGGAGCACATCCTGGCGGACTTCCGGCGGCTGCTCGCGCGCGCCGACCCCACCCAGCGCGAGGTCGAGCTGCTCCTCGGGGCGCTGCGATCGCTGGAGCGGACGCTGCGGCTTGCGCCGCGCGGCGACGGAACGGCCTAG
- a CDS encoding HD-GYP domain-containing protein produces the protein MRVFRTLFLSMLAASALPTAVLALVLIRDRGGLDAAPAAAVLASAALSAALSAWVARRFTEPIRASVQGALEIARGRFGRQVAVRSRDELGDLAHAFNHMSRELAGYDAENRRLVAALERGYLDTIRSLASAIDAKDPYTRGHSQRVAELAVEIGRELELGPQALLALEYGGVLHDVGKIGIPDHVLAKPVPLTPEEMALMREHPRVGAEIVGGVEFLREALPAIRCHHERWDGAGYPDRLAGAGIPLAARIVNAADTWDACTSDRPYQAALAPAAAAAVLAELRGAQLDPAVHDALLAVLRRRGALPPAGRADSAA, from the coding sequence ATGAGGGTGTTCCGGACGCTGTTCCTCTCGATGCTGGCGGCGAGCGCGCTGCCCACCGCGGTGCTCGCGCTCGTGCTGATCCGCGACCGCGGCGGGCTGGACGCGGCGCCGGCCGCGGCGGTGCTCGCGTCGGCGGCGCTCTCGGCGGCGCTCTCGGCCTGGGTGGCGCGCCGGTTCACCGAGCCGATCCGCGCCAGCGTGCAGGGCGCGCTGGAGATCGCGCGCGGCCGCTTCGGCCGCCAGGTCGCGGTGCGGAGCCGCGACGAGCTGGGCGACCTCGCGCACGCGTTCAACCACATGTCCCGCGAGCTGGCCGGCTACGACGCCGAGAACCGGCGCCTGGTGGCCGCGCTCGAGCGCGGCTACCTCGACACGATCCGCAGCCTGGCCTCGGCCATCGACGCGAAGGATCCGTACACGCGCGGCCACTCGCAGCGGGTCGCCGAGCTGGCGGTCGAGATCGGCCGCGAGCTGGAGCTCGGCCCGCAGGCGCTGCTCGCGCTCGAGTACGGCGGCGTGCTGCACGACGTGGGCAAGATCGGCATCCCCGACCACGTGCTCGCGAAGCCGGTGCCGCTCACGCCCGAGGAGATGGCGCTCATGCGCGAGCACCCGCGCGTCGGGGCGGAGATCGTGGGCGGCGTCGAGTTCCTGCGCGAGGCGCTCCCCGCCATCCGCTGCCACCACGAGCGCTGGGACGGCGCCGGCTACCCCGACCGGCTGGCGGGCGCCGGCATCCCGCTCGCGGCGCGCATCGTGAACGCGGCCGACACCTGGGACGCCTGCACCTCCGACCGGCCGTACCAGGCGGCGCTCGCGCCCGCCGCGGCGGCGGCCGTGCTGGCGGAGCTGCGCGGGGCGCAGCTCGATCCCGCGGTGCACGACGCGCTGCTCGCGGTGCTCCGCCGCCGCGGCGCGCTCCCGCCCGCCGGGCGCGCCGACAGCGCCGCGTGA